Sequence from the Vicinamibacteria bacterium genome:
CGCAGACCGGGAGGGGCCGTGGAGAGCCGCGAGGAGCTTGAGAAGCGGGTGGCTGAGCTCGAGAAGCAGGTCTCGACCCTCAAGGGGCGCGGCCTGGTTCGGTTGCGCGGCATCCGCAAGCGCGCCGGCTGGGGCATCGGGGACATTCCCTTCTACGACATCGCCGTGGGCCCGGATCTCGAGCGTGGCGAGCTGCGCGGTCACGCGAAGGGAATCATCGCCATTGGAGATTTCGCCACCGGCATCCTCGCCTTCGGCGGGCTGGCCCGGGGCGTGATCGCCTTCGGGGGCCTGGCTGCGGGTTTCGTAAGCTTCGGTGGCTTGTCGGTCGGCATCTTGGGTGCGATCGGAGGCGTGGCCATCGCCGGTCTGGCCGCTATCGGGGGGGCGGCCATTGGCGGCGCCGCCATTGGAGGCGGCGCCGTCGGCTACTACGCGTGCGGCGGGGGGGTGGCCGGAATGCACGTTGTCGGCCCGATCCATCGCGATCCGGAGGCCGCGGAGTTCTTTCGCCGCTACGGTCTCGGGGGACTCTGCCACTTTCGGTGATGGCGAGCTCAGCATTCCCGCGCTCCGATCTCGGGGGCCGGCTCCCGGGGACACAGGGCTCGTCCGTGGGTCATTCGTCCAGCAAGGGACCGCTCGTTGGCGGTCCTCCCGATCGACGCGTTACATTCAGGGATGCAAAGGAGGGTCAATGGCTCTTTACTTGCTACGCGGCAGCTACACGGCGGAAGGGACAAAGGGCCTGCTCAGGGATGGTGGAACAAAGAGGCGGGCCGTAGTGCAGAAGCTGGTCGAGCAGGCGGGTGGAAAGCTTCATGCCACCTACTACGCCTTGGGCGAGGACGACGTTTATGTGATCGCCGAGATCCCGGATCAGACGACCGCGATTGCCCTGAGTCTGGCCGTAAACGCCAGTGGAGCGGTGCACCTAAAGACTACGGTTCTCCTGACGCCGGAGGAGGTCGATGCGGCGACGAAAAAGCCGATCAACTACCGGGCCCCCGGAGTGCCAAGGGGCGCGCCCGGAGGGCTCGTCTGACGGGCAGGCCACGCCGGGGAGAGGCTTTTGGTCCACCCGCATCCCGGCCGGCCCCGAGGCGCAGTCTACGGCCGAGGAGGCGTCAACGATACGCCCATCCCGACCTTCAACCGCTCAATGACGCCCCGCCCCCCGGCGCCGCCCCGTTGATCTCCCGGGCCCGCGGTCAAGGAGGGGCCGCCGTTCGCAACTAGTCATGCCGCCCCTGGTTGTCCGTCGGCTGGGCCGGATCTCCTACGCCTTAGGCCTCGACCTGCAGGCCCGACTCGTGGCCGACCGCCAAGCGGGACGGGTCCCCGACACGCTCCTCCTGCTCGAGCACGAGCCCGTCTTTACGCTGGGGCGCAACGCCCGAAAGGAGAACCTGCTCCTGCCCGCGGAAGCCCTCCGGGCGCGGGGCTTCGAGGTCTTCGAGGCCGGCCGCGGAGGGGACGTCACCTACCACGGGCCGGGCCAGATCGTGGGCTATCCCATCCTGGACCTCTCGCCCGATCGGCGGGACGTCCACCGCTACGTCCGCGACCTGGAGGAGGTGTTGATCCGGACGTGCCGGGACCACGGGGTCGAGGCGGGGCGGGTGCCCGGACTCACCGGGGTCTGGGTGGGCCAGGAGAAGATCGGCGCCATTGGGGTGC
This genomic interval carries:
- a CDS encoding GYD domain-containing protein — encoded protein: MALYLLRGSYTAEGTKGLLRDGGTKRRAVVQKLVEQAGGKLHATYYALGEDDVYVIAEIPDQTTAIALSLAVNASGAVHLKTTVLLTPEEVDAATKKPINYRAPGVPRGAPGGLV
- the lipB gene encoding lipoyl(octanoyl) transferase LipB — protein: MPPLVVRRLGRISYALGLDLQARLVADRQAGRVPDTLLLLEHEPVFTLGRNARKENLLLPAEALRARGFEVFEAGRGGDVTYHGPGQIVGYPILDLSPDRRDVHRYVRDLEEVLIRTCRDHGVEAGRVPGLTGVWVGQEKIGAIGVRIARWVTSHGFAFNAAPDLSPFRLIVPCGIADRGVTSLERLRGPVVLPEVMEGLAAHTAAVFGLEIAG